One genomic segment of Anaerobiospirillum thomasii includes these proteins:
- a CDS encoding branched-chain amino acid transaminase — protein MSATSTSEFIWFNGKLIPWQEANVHVMSHALHYGSSVFEGIRAYVTPNGTCIFRLKEHIDRLFNSAKIYRFPLAYTKEEIMEACKAVVRENKLESGYIRPLAFMGNVGLGLSFPKDAKADVMVGAIPWGAYLGEEGLQKGVRVGVSSWNRLAPNTIPTEAKAGGNYLSSILIANEAHQNGYDEAIALDVNGYVSEGSGENIFVIKDKVLYTAPFTCGLLPGITRASVITLARDLGYEVVEQRIPREMVYLADELFFSGTAAEITPIASVDGIDVGAGCRGPITKHIQETFFAYVKGESEDRHGWLTRV, from the coding sequence ATGTCAGCTACAAGTACATCAGAATTTATATGGTTTAACGGAAAGCTTATTCCATGGCAGGAGGCTAATGTGCATGTCATGTCTCATGCACTGCACTATGGCTCTTCAGTATTTGAGGGTATTCGCGCCTATGTTACCCCAAACGGTACTTGTATTTTCAGACTCAAGGAGCATATTGACAGATTATTCAACTCTGCAAAGATTTACCGCTTCCCTCTTGCATATACCAAAGAAGAGATTATGGAGGCCTGCAAGGCTGTAGTGCGCGAGAACAAATTAGAGTCAGGCTATATACGCCCGTTGGCATTTATGGGTAATGTTGGTCTTGGCTTATCCTTTCCAAAAGATGCAAAGGCCGATGTTATGGTAGGAGCCATTCCATGGGGCGCCTATCTTGGCGAGGAAGGTCTGCAAAAAGGCGTCAGGGTCGGTGTATCTTCATGGAATAGACTGGCCCCTAATACTATTCCTACAGAGGCCAAGGCCGGTGGTAATTATTTGTCATCCATTCTTATTGCCAATGAGGCTCATCAGAACGGTTATGACGAGGCTATTGCCCTTGATGTCAACGGCTATGTTTCAGAAGGTTCTGGCGAGAATATCTTTGTAATTAAAGACAAGGTGCTCTATACAGCTCCATTTACCTGTGGTCTTCTGCCAGGTATCACCCGCGCCTCAGTTATTACCTTAGCCCGCGATCTTGGCTATGAGGTTGTAGAGCAGAGAATTCCACGTGAGATGGTATATCTTGCAGATGAGCTGTTCTTTAGCGGTACTGCAGCTGAAATTACACCAATTGCCAGTGTTGATGGTATTGATGTGGGTGCAGGTTGCAGAGGTCCTATAACTAAACATATTCAGGAAACATTCTTTGCCTATGTCAAGGGTGAGAGTGAGGATAGACACGGCTGGCTGACCAGAGTGTAG
- a CDS encoding acetyltransferase: MLSFLPSPLLLIINLTVVSINSIIVATPIMLLAIVRLLLPFSFVQKTVDFLNLYLFKLWVAVNAVLFPLTNKLKIDREGIEIDDIKGSCLIFSNHLSWADIIMICHIYRGKIPVTKFFLKQSLIFIPFIGLACLGLGMPFLRRYSKAELLKNPKLATKDIETTKKACRSLVHTRSTLVNFCEGTRYTKDKALKAKSRYKHLMPPKAASIAVALGEIGYDLDCVYNTTLYYPENEGHAFIDLLKGRLTRVYVHIEKLKVDETLVGDYINDKKFKFDFSNALKQIWQEKDDRLDDYLNRLKTQ, translated from the coding sequence ATGCTGTCCTTTTTGCCTTCACCACTGTTACTTATTATCAATCTTACAGTGGTCAGCATAAATTCGATAATTGTAGCCACACCTATTATGCTTTTGGCCATAGTGCGCCTGCTGCTGCCATTTTCTTTTGTACAAAAAACTGTGGATTTTTTGAATCTCTACCTCTTTAAACTGTGGGTTGCCGTCAATGCTGTACTTTTTCCTCTGACCAATAAACTTAAAATTGACAGAGAAGGTATAGAAATTGATGATATCAAAGGCTCGTGCCTTATCTTCTCCAACCACCTAAGCTGGGCAGATATCATTATGATCTGCCATATATACAGAGGTAAAATCCCTGTAACCAAATTCTTTTTAAAGCAGTCTTTAATCTTTATACCTTTTATAGGTCTTGCCTGCTTAGGTCTTGGCATGCCTTTTTTACGCCGCTATTCAAAAGCCGAGCTCTTAAAGAATCCAAAACTTGCCACCAAGGATATTGAGACTACCAAAAAAGCCTGCAGATCTCTTGTGCACACCAGATCAACCCTGGTCAATTTCTGCGAAGGGACACGCTATACCAAGGACAAAGCCTTAAAGGCCAAATCAAGATATAAACACCTAATGCCGCCAAAGGCTGCCTCTATTGCCGTGGCTTTAGGCGAGATAGGCTATGATCTTGACTGTGTCTACAACACTACTTTGTACTATCCTGAAAATGAAGGACATGCCTTTATCGATTTATTAAAAGGCAGACTTACACGTGTCTATGTACATATTGAAAAACTTAAGGTGGATGAGACTTTAGTTGGTGACTATATCAATGACAAGAAATTCAAGTTTGACTTTTCAAATGCTCTAAAGCAGATCTGGCAGGAAAAGGATGACAGGCTTGATGATTATCTAAACCGCCTTAAGACACAATAA
- a CDS encoding thiol:disulfide interchange protein DsbA/DsbL, with translation MFLHIKKLVVLTLALFCISGAMAADTAYKENEHYKVISDKVLEHKEVREFFSFWCGHCFSLQKPYHYVAEHLPEGTKFVPSPVSILGGPMGVRSQYGHALAQLHGIEQEYTETLFRQMHVEGNIPRDESYFKDLFASLGIPNNKYDNEINSFAVMSIITKTNNLVEEYKLDAVPEIVVNGKYLVLQESVNNVSELSKLVNYLVTLDDAKGKK, from the coding sequence ATGTTTTTGCATATAAAAAAATTAGTGGTTCTGACTCTTGCTTTGTTCTGCATCTCAGGAGCTATGGCTGCTGACACAGCGTATAAGGAAAATGAGCATTACAAAGTAATAAGCGATAAGGTGCTTGAGCATAAGGAAGTCAGAGAGTTTTTTTCATTCTGGTGCGGTCACTGCTTTTCACTGCAGAAGCCATATCATTATGTAGCAGAGCATTTGCCAGAGGGTACTAAATTTGTTCCAAGCCCTGTAAGTATCTTAGGCGGACCTATGGGGGTCAGATCGCAGTATGGCCATGCGCTGGCCCAGTTGCACGGCATTGAGCAGGAATATACAGAGACATTGTTCAGACAGATGCATGTAGAGGGCAATATTCCTCGCGATGAGAGCTACTTTAAGGATCTCTTTGCCTCATTGGGTATTCCAAACAATAAATATGATAATGAGATTAACTCATTTGCTGTAATGTCAATTATCACCAAAACCAACAATTTGGTTGAAGAGTATAAGCTAGATGCTGTGCCTGAGATTGTAGTAAACGGTAAATATCTTGTGCTGCAGGAATCTGTAAACAATGTAAGTGAGTTATCAAAGCTTGTAAATTACCTTGTAACTCTTGATGATGCAAAGGGTAAAAAATAA
- a CDS encoding squalene/phytoene synthase family protein: MLSLQKQNEHLQKVSRSFALTIPVLNARLQDIIANAYLLCRIADTVEDDPALVTDKKIQWLYDFARLADRLFADEALALNLKERSKVLKDSAKEYEYCLMLDMLEVIQRTLSYEKPYIEVVARGVALLAYGMAQHLETTSIGTLEDLDSYCYSVAGVVGELLARLFAIDENMEESVRKHLIVLSVSFGEGLQLTNILKDRSEDIKRGVSFLPPLDTDEKESVIKYTAVTAGHLFDAIDFICSLPKDKSGSRMFCLTNVIMALLTLRKIGKNPFGDQSCLKISRRQVFIVYALCKLFCRNNSALRLIAYTASLGLTIKKRDYRELYHRVSMWQSSIPL, from the coding sequence ATGCTGTCACTACAAAAGCAGAACGAGCATCTACAAAAAGTCTCACGCTCCTTTGCTCTGACCATACCGGTATTAAATGCCAGACTGCAAGATATCATTGCCAATGCCTATCTTTTGTGTCGTATTGCCGACACTGTTGAGGACGATCCTGCCCTTGTTACAGATAAAAAAATTCAGTGGCTGTATGACTTTGCAAGACTTGCAGACAGGCTCTTTGCTGATGAGGCTTTAGCTTTGAATCTTAAAGAGCGCAGTAAAGTTTTAAAGGACAGTGCCAAAGAGTATGAATATTGTCTGATGCTTGATATGCTTGAGGTTATACAAAGGACATTAAGTTATGAAAAACCATATATAGAAGTTGTAGCAAGGGGAGTGGCACTGCTGGCCTATGGTATGGCACAGCATCTTGAAACCACCTCTATAGGCACATTAGAGGATCTTGATAGCTATTGCTACAGTGTTGCAGGTGTAGTAGGTGAACTTTTAGCCAGACTTTTTGCCATAGATGAGAATATGGAAGAGAGTGTGCGCAAGCATCTTATTGTACTATCTGTAAGTTTTGGAGAGGGTCTGCAGCTTACCAATATTTTAAAGGACAGATCTGAGGATATAAAAAGAGGGGTAAGTTTTTTACCACCTCTTGATACAGACGAAAAAGAGTCGGTTATAAAATATACGGCCGTTACAGCAGGTCATCTTTTCGATGCCATAGATTTTATCTGCTCTTTGCCAAAAGATAAAAGCGGCAGCCGCATGTTCTGTCTGACCAATGTAATTATGGCTCTGCTTACTCTAAGGAAAATAGGTAAAAATCCTTTTGGAGATCAGAGCTGTCTTAAAATATCGCGCCGCCAGGTTTTTATAGTCTATGCCTTGTGTAAATTATTTTGCAGGAATAATTCTGCTCTAAGATTAATAGCATATACTGCATCATTGGGCCTTACTATAAAAAAAAGAGATTATAGAGAGCTCTACCACAGGGTCTCTATGTGGCAGAGCTCTATACCTCTTTAA
- the yciA gene encoding acyl-CoA thioester hydrolase YciA, which translates to MPHQNTTRSHPPVGNLLLRTLAMPGDTNPAGDLFGGWIMSQMDIAGAILAREIAHGRIVTVAVDAMSFLKPVAVGDVVCCYGRCIHVGNTSLKIKLEIWVKKIYESEESERQLVTEASFTYVAVDSKGKPRQLPDRAHEIANKGIDAASVGLNADGSLRDSCV; encoded by the coding sequence ATGCCACATCAAAATACTACAAGATCGCATCCTCCTGTTGGTAATCTGCTTTTAAGAACACTGGCCATGCCAGGTGACACCAATCCTGCAGGAGATCTCTTTGGCGGCTGGATTATGTCTCAGATGGATATTGCCGGTGCCATTTTAGCCCGTGAAATTGCCCATGGCAGAATTGTTACTGTAGCTGTAGATGCCATGTCATTTTTAAAGCCAGTAGCTGTAGGTGATGTTGTTTGCTGCTATGGCAGATGTATACATGTTGGCAATACCTCTTTGAAGATTAAACTGGAAATCTGGGTTAAGAAGATCTATGAGTCAGAAGAGTCAGAGCGTCAGCTTGTAACCGAGGCCAGCTTTACCTATGTTGCAGTTGATTCAAAAGGCAAACCACGTCAGCTTCCTGACAGAGCCCATGAAATTGCCAACAAGGGTATTGATGCGGCCTCTGTAGGTCTTAATGCTGACGGCTCATTAAGAGACAGCTGCGTGTAA
- a CDS encoding TetR family transcriptional regulator — MPKRTHADAMETKRNILRSALNMFTLQGYEKTSLSDIARDAGVTRGAIYWHFEDKGELLYELCLEVAKEKRFSEYILMASKEDEENPLGCIRQWILMHAKDEAHQFFTSEIFHILDGIFASRYGDDKTRERIYDLLSMRMYHITEALQNAVRRKQLPPDLNIDMAASYIHTVLIGYVETLKVANLSKPLLSFPHAVDRIIDTIKTFRR, encoded by the coding sequence ATGCCAAAGCGGACACATGCCGATGCTATGGAGACAAAACGCAATATATTGCGCAGCGCTCTTAATATGTTTACTCTGCAGGGCTATGAAAAGACAAGTTTATCCGATATTGCAAGAGATGCAGGCGTTACCCGTGGTGCTATATACTGGCACTTTGAGGATAAGGGTGAATTGCTTTATGAGTTATGTTTAGAGGTCGCAAAGGAGAAAAGATTTTCAGAATATATTCTCATGGCCTCAAAAGAGGATGAGGAAAATCCTCTTGGCTGTATAAGACAGTGGATTTTAATGCACGCCAAGGATGAGGCTCATCAGTTCTTCACTTCAGAAATCTTTCATATTCTAGACGGTATCTTTGCCAGTCGCTATGGCGATGACAAAACCCGTGAGAGAATTTATGATCTGTTATCTATGCGTATGTATCATATTACAGAGGCTCTGCAGAATGCTGTAAGACGCAAGCAGCTGCCGCCCGATCTGAATATTGATATGGCCGCATCATATATACATACAGTGCTTATAGGTTATGTAGAGACTCTAAAGGTTGCAAATCTTTCAAAACCTCTGCTCTCATTCCCTCATGCTGTAGACAGAATCATAGATACAATCAAAACATTCAGACGTTAA
- a CDS encoding efflux RND transporter periplasmic adaptor subunit → MFLKNINNKYVIPTAIAAALLCTSACSDDAAQGQSQAMPVDVYTVITKDVPISSRLTGRANATRKAEVRPQVSGIIQERLFVEGSYVKEGDQLYQIDPAIYEANVASARANLASAQASLNTSQLKADRYRKLLESKAVAKQDYDDANANYLQARAQVQAAQAALKTAEINLAYTKVYAPISGIISKSNFTEGALVSAGQASALTTIQQLDPIYIDLGQSVEDHIQLRQAINAGKFKTTGDKPTVDLFFSTGQEYDEKGTLEFSGVSVDESTGMVTLRAIVPNPDKSILPGMFIRADLNEGIVPNAVLVEQASITREANGGSYIYVIEDGVAKKRDIKISLAYENYYLVIDGLKAGEKVITSNLQKIRDGAPVVDIATMQKPASK, encoded by the coding sequence ATGTTTCTTAAAAACATTAACAACAAATACGTAATACCGACAGCTATTGCTGCAGCACTGCTGTGCACCAGCGCCTGTTCCGATGATGCCGCACAGGGTCAGAGCCAGGCCATGCCTGTTGATGTATATACTGTCATTACAAAGGATGTTCCAATTAGCTCCAGACTTACAGGCAGAGCTAATGCTACGCGTAAAGCAGAAGTTCGTCCTCAAGTATCAGGAATTATTCAGGAAAGATTATTTGTAGAGGGCTCATATGTTAAAGAGGGCGATCAGCTCTATCAGATTGACCCTGCAATCTATGAGGCCAATGTAGCCAGCGCCAGAGCCAATCTTGCCTCAGCCCAGGCCAGTCTTAACACTTCACAGCTAAAGGCTGACCGTTACAGAAAATTACTTGAGTCAAAAGCCGTAGCCAAGCAGGACTATGATGATGCCAATGCCAATTACCTGCAGGCCCGTGCCCAGGTACAGGCAGCACAGGCAGCTTTAAAGACTGCTGAGATTAACCTGGCCTATACCAAGGTATATGCCCCTATTTCAGGCATTATCAGCAAATCAAACTTTACTGAAGGCGCCCTGGTCTCAGCCGGACAGGCATCTGCTCTGACCACCATTCAGCAGCTTGATCCTATCTATATAGATCTTGGTCAGTCTGTTGAGGATCATATTCAGCTGCGTCAGGCTATAAATGCAGGCAAGTTCAAGACCACAGGTGACAAGCCTACTGTAGATCTGTTCTTCTCAACAGGTCAGGAATACGATGAAAAGGGCACACTTGAGTTCTCTGGCGTAAGTGTTGATGAGAGCACAGGCATGGTTACCTTAAGAGCCATTGTGCCAAATCCTGACAAGAGCATATTGCCAGGCATGTTTATTCGTGCCGATCTTAATGAAGGTATAGTGCCTAATGCTGTTTTAGTCGAACAGGCTTCTATTACCAGGGAGGCCAACGGCGGCTCTTATATCTATGTTATTGAAGATGGTGTAGCCAAGAAAAGAGATATCAAGATATCTCTTGCCTATGAGAACTACTATCTGGTGATTGACGGTCTCAAGGCAGGTGAAAAGGTTATTACCAGCAATCTGCAGAAAATCAGAGATGGCGCTCCTGTTGTGGACATTGCCACCATGCAAAAACCTGCGAGCAAATAA
- a CDS encoding efflux RND transporter permease subunit: MARFFINRPIFAWVLAIVTMLSGIMAVFTLPVSQYPTIAPPAVSIRASYPGADASTVERSVTQVIEQNMTGLDGYMYMSATSDSYGNSDITITFEPGTDPDIAQVQVQNKLQQTQSQLPSVVQQNGVNVSKSTNAFLMVVGLTVTDGKHTNTDLADYIYANIKEPLARVDGVGDLMVFGSQYAMRIWLDPEKLNNLSLTIAEVTAAIKAQNAQVTYGSLGGTPAVKGQQYAYTIKGQSRLESVEQFEKILLRVNQDGTKVYLKDIAKIELGSESYQVSGRYNGLPSSGVAIRLASGANALSTAKNVKDLIAQQSQYFPEWIEVNYPYDTTDFIAVSISEVFDTLIEAIVLVVLIMYLFLQNFRATLIPTITVPVVLLGTFAIMSVLGFSINTLTMFGLVLAIGLLVDDAIVVVENVERILHENPSLSPKEATERSMDQITGALIGIALVLSAVFVPMAFFGGSTGVIYRQFSITIVSSMVLSVAVALILTPALCASLLKSPMERNSKSDNKFVTKCNEYLSFVLIPLNKFFAYFNKSFEFASVQYQKHVGKVVHQLKRQIVGYFAICGILVYCFINIPSSFLPNEDQGVLLAMVNLPAGSTVEKTGVALDKMAGYFRNNEAENVESVMTVTGFSFAGSGQNAGLAFIKLSDWSVRDSAEQHADSIVNRAYMPLMGIREGLAFAFNLPAIPELGVASGFDMYLQDNAGNGHEELTRVRQELVYAAQKSPKLMQVRFNGQDDTPQFKLELDYERAIALGLSVNDINTTLSTAWGSAYIDNFIERQRVKKVFIQAQADARMNELDLNKWYVRNAFGEMVPFSAFATTSWTYGAPRLERFNGVGAMNIQGAPAPGVSTGEAMLEMERLAAEVLPAGYGISWAGTSFQERLSGEQAPMLYAISLLVVFLSLAALYESWSIPFAVMLVVPLGIVGAVIAALLTQYLPVPTTLSNDVYFQVGLLTTVGLSAKNAILIVEFAKELYDSGQRLTHAVIEAARIRLRPIIMTSAAFILGVLPLAISTGAGAAGRNEIGIAVIGGMISATVLAIFFVPVFFVLVMRYFTKYVPAEMKKQMAENEKKRLEELYRKSREADEARKLGH; the protein is encoded by the coding sequence ATGGCTCGTTTCTTTATTAATCGCCCAATTTTTGCCTGGGTGCTGGCTATTGTGACAATGCTTTCAGGCATAATGGCAGTATTTACACTGCCTGTGTCACAGTATCCTACAATTGCGCCGCCTGCTGTATCTATTCGTGCCTCATATCCTGGTGCCGATGCCTCTACTGTTGAGAGATCTGTAACACAGGTTATTGAGCAGAATATGACAGGTCTTGATGGCTATATGTACATGTCTGCCACCTCAGACTCATATGGTAATTCAGATATTACCATTACCTTTGAGCCTGGCACCGATCCTGATATTGCTCAGGTGCAGGTACAGAACAAACTGCAGCAGACACAGTCACAGCTGCCATCAGTTGTACAGCAAAACGGCGTTAACGTTTCAAAAAGTACCAATGCATTCTTGATGGTAGTTGGCCTTACTGTAACTGACGGCAAACATACCAATACAGACCTTGCAGACTATATCTATGCCAACATCAAAGAGCCTCTGGCCCGTGTTGATGGTGTAGGCGATCTTATGGTCTTTGGTTCTCAGTATGCAATGCGTATCTGGCTTGATCCTGAAAAACTCAACAATCTGTCTTTGACCATAGCTGAGGTTACAGCCGCCATCAAGGCCCAGAACGCTCAGGTTACCTACGGTTCTTTAGGTGGTACTCCTGCTGTAAAAGGCCAGCAGTATGCCTACACTATCAAAGGTCAGTCACGTCTTGAAAGTGTTGAGCAGTTTGAAAAAATTCTACTCAGAGTAAATCAGGATGGCACCAAGGTTTATCTTAAGGATATAGCCAAGATTGAACTTGGTTCTGAGAGCTATCAGGTTTCAGGCCGCTACAATGGTCTGCCTTCATCTGGTGTGGCTATCCGTCTTGCATCAGGTGCCAACGCCCTGTCTACTGCCAAGAACGTAAAGGATCTTATTGCTCAGCAGTCTCAGTACTTCCCTGAGTGGATTGAAGTTAACTACCCATATGACACAACAGACTTTATTGCTGTATCAATTTCTGAGGTTTTTGATACTCTGATTGAAGCTATTGTGCTTGTGGTTCTGATTATGTATCTGTTCTTACAGAACTTCAGAGCAACTCTGATCCCTACCATTACCGTACCTGTTGTACTGTTAGGTACCTTTGCCATCATGTCGGTGCTGGGCTTCTCTATTAATACTCTGACCATGTTCGGTTTGGTTCTGGCAATTGGTCTTCTGGTGGATGATGCTATCGTGGTGGTTGAGAACGTAGAGCGTATTCTGCATGAAAACCCATCGCTCTCACCAAAAGAGGCAACCGAGCGCTCAATGGATCAGATTACAGGAGCTCTTATCGGTATTGCCCTGGTGCTTTCAGCCGTATTTGTGCCTATGGCTTTCTTTGGAGGCTCAACCGGTGTTATCTACCGTCAGTTCTCCATTACCATTGTATCCTCAATGGTATTGTCAGTTGCTGTAGCTCTGATTTTAACCCCAGCTCTGTGTGCCTCTTTATTAAAGAGCCCAATGGAGAGAAACAGCAAGTCAGACAACAAATTTGTAACAAAATGCAATGAGTACTTAAGCTTTGTGCTGATTCCTTTAAATAAGTTCTTTGCCTACTTTAACAAGTCTTTTGAATTTGCCTCAGTGCAGTATCAAAAGCACGTAGGTAAAGTTGTACATCAGTTAAAGCGTCAGATTGTAGGCTACTTTGCCATCTGTGGTATTCTGGTATACTGTTTTATCAACATTCCATCATCATTCCTGCCAAATGAAGATCAGGGTGTGCTTTTAGCTATGGTTAACCTGCCAGCAGGCTCCACCGTAGAGAAAACTGGCGTTGCTCTTGACAAGATGGCAGGCTACTTTAGAAACAATGAAGCTGAGAATGTTGAGTCTGTGATGACTGTAACCGGCTTTAGCTTTGCAGGTTCAGGACAGAACGCAGGTCTGGCCTTTATCAAACTGTCTGACTGGAGTGTGCGTGACAGCGCTGAGCAGCATGCAGACTCTATTGTAAACCGTGCCTATATGCCACTTATGGGCATACGTGAAGGTCTGGCCTTTGCCTTTAACCTTCCTGCCATTCCAGAGCTTGGTGTGGCCTCAGGTTTTGACATGTATCTGCAGGATAATGCTGGTAATGGTCATGAGGAGTTAACCCGCGTGCGTCAGGAGCTTGTCTATGCTGCCCAGAAGTCTCCAAAACTCATGCAGGTACGTTTCAACGGTCAGGACGATACTCCTCAGTTCAAACTTGAGCTTGACTATGAAAGAGCTATTGCCTTAGGTCTTTCTGTAAATGACATCAATACCACACTCTCAACAGCATGGGGTTCTGCCTATATTGACAACTTCATTGAAAGACAGAGAGTTAAAAAGGTATTTATTCAGGCACAGGCTGATGCCCGTATGAACGAGCTTGATCTGAACAAATGGTATGTACGCAATGCTTTTGGTGAGATGGTTCCGTTCTCAGCCTTTGCCACAACCTCATGGACCTATGGAGCTCCACGTTTAGAGCGCTTTAATGGTGTAGGCGCCATGAACATTCAGGGCGCTCCTGCCCCTGGTGTTTCAACAGGTGAGGCTATGCTTGAGATGGAGCGTCTTGCAGCTGAGGTTCTGCCTGCAGGCTATGGTATATCATGGGCCGGCACTTCCTTCCAGGAAAGACTGTCAGGTGAGCAGGCTCCTATGCTCTATGCCATCTCACTGCTAGTAGTATTTTTATCACTTGCTGCTCTGTATGAGTCATGGTCAATTCCATTTGCCGTTATGCTCGTTGTGCCATTAGGTATTGTAGGTGCAGTTATAGCCGCACTGTTAACACAGTATCTGCCGGTACCAACTACGCTTAGCAACGACGTATACTTCCAGGTAGGTCTGCTTACAACAGTAGGTCTGTCTGCCAAGAATGCCATCTTGATTGTAGAGTTTGCAAAAGAGCTCTATGACAGCGGACAGAGACTGACCCATGCTGTTATTGAGGCAGCCAGAATCAGACTGCGTCCTATTATCATGACCTCAGCTGCCTTTATTTTAGGCGTGCTGCCACTTGCCATCAGCACAGGCGCTGGTGCTGCAGGTCGTAACGAAATTGGTATTGCAGTTATCGGCGGTATGATCTCTGCCACAGTGCTGGCTATTTTCTTCGTACCAGTCTTCTTCGTACTCGTAATGCGCTACTTCACCAAGTACGTACCTGCCGAGATGAAAAAGCAGATGGCTGAAAATGAAAAGAAACGCCTTGAGGAGTTATATCGCAAATCCCGCGAGGCAGATGAGGCCAGAAAACTTGGCCACTAA
- a CDS encoding flavodoxin, which translates to MSKIGLFYGTYTGITGAVAEKIARELGHDNVELHNISTDGHLMNNYNNLIIGTSTWSIGELQEDWNEFMPQLQEMDFNGKTVALFGTGDQYGYPDTFLDGMGMLYETFQFRGARFIGFWPTVGYDFTSPLPLLDHDHFVGLAIDEDNQPELTDIRIKEWCKLLRPGFGL; encoded by the coding sequence ATGAGTAAAATTGGCCTATTTTACGGCACCTACACAGGCATTACTGGTGCTGTTGCAGAAAAGATTGCCAGAGAGCTTGGTCATGACAATGTTGAACTTCATAATATTTCAACAGATGGCCATCTTATGAATAATTACAATAATCTGATTATTGGCACATCCACATGGAGTATCGGCGAGTTACAGGAAGACTGGAACGAGTTCATGCCGCAGCTTCAGGAGATGGATTTCAACGGCAAGACTGTTGCCCTGTTCGGTACCGGCGATCAGTACGGTTACCCTGACACCTTCCTTGATGGAATGGGCATGCTGTACGAGACCTTCCAGTTTCGCGGCGCAAGATTTATAGGTTTCTGGCCAACAGTAGGCTATGACTTTACCTCCCCACTGCCTTTACTTGACCACGATCATTTTGTTGGTCTGGCAATTGATGAGGACAATCAGCCAGAGCTTACAGATATACGCATTAAAGAATGGTGTAAATTATTAAGACCAGGTTTTGGTCTGTAG